The genomic segment CGCCTCAGGTGATCACGCTGAGATCAACGTCGGGAGCCGTGGTTTGAACACCATGGTGTGAGCAAATGGAAACGTGGTCATCGCGCGACACCACGCCTCCAAAGATCGAGCTGATGTCGATGTAGGGGTCGATGCCGTAGTCGCTGGTGTCTCCACCACCACCTCCTCCGCAACCACCACCGCCACCGCCGGTACCGCGCACGCGTCCGCCGCCGCCGCCGCCGCCGCCGGGCGCCACATTGTTAACGGTTTCTTCGGTGTCTGGACCACTGGTTGCATAGTCCGCCTCAACACCGATCTCTTCAAGAGAGGCATCGTCTTCCTCAACTTCGGAGTCGGGATCATCCGTGAAAACCGATGTGATCTGCGGTATGAACCATTTGCTCAGGAAGTTATTGACTCCAGGAATCCGATCCGGATGAGTTGTGATCTCCAGATCTGCTTCTAGTACATTTTTTTGATTTTTCCGGACTTATTTTTGGATTTAATGGTGACATTATTGCCTGATCCTTTGATCTTCAGATCAGACGAATAAACAACATTGGGGATTCCATCAGGCTACCGGGGGGAAAGACTTCCCACCACATAATTCGTTGCCGTGAAGCGTCCTTATTCACAGGATCCCAGAAAGCTAGCCATGGCTTCTCGGGAGTCCTGATGCTTTCTTTCTGTTCCAGGTTTTCTGAAACCAGTGTGGACAATGCAGTACCAGAGCGGATGTCGAACAGCTCAGGCCACTTAGCTCAGACCACTTAGCTCAGACCACCTAGCTCAATCCATCCTTGAGTGCTCGAATCACACCGTCGTTGATCAGGGCGCTGATCAGCTCCCGTGTCTGTTTGTGGCTGCGGCCGAAGTATTCAGCCTCGTGGCAGAGAGAGGCGATCGTGTGTGTTCCATCGCAGTGATTGACCAGGAGGGCTTCATCGGCATTCAACAAACGCACACGGGGTTTGTGATCCTGATCGGCATAGATCAGGAACGTGCTGGGACCGTCCGCGCAGAACGGCACCTCCTTCGGGTTAGTGCCGTCCTTGACCCGTTGGCTCAGGCTGACGAGGTCAACACCGCTGATGCACAACTTGGAGGTTGGATTGAGGGTCGGTCGCTGCCAGATCGATGAACGGTGATGCAGCTTCTTCTGGAGAAGCTCCGTGGATTCATAGGAGCGGTGCGCGATCAGGGAGACCCAGTGGCAGCGCCAATCGAGCAGGGCGGCAGCCACCAGTGCCATCGATGCCGTGAAACCGCAGACGCTGTTGAGCTTCACGCGATCGGACATGCGAACCCAGTCCTCTTCTTCGAGGGATCCCAGGTAGCTCACGAATTCCATCGATAACGCCTCTGCGTTCAAGGGTTCGCCGAGGGAATCGGCGTAGAAGCGCTCGATCAGCTGTTCAAAGTGTTCGGCGCCCATCATCCAGCGCACCGAACGGAACACCTGGTTGAGTGGATCCACCGTGCGCGCCATGGCCCGATCCAGATAGATCCTCAGCACTTCACGGCTGTCCTTGAAGGCTGGCGCGGGAATGATCTGATCCAGAAGCCACTGGCGCGGTTCGCTGTGCAGGCTTGCCAGGAACTGCTGTTGCAGCCGCACGATCTGTGGTGATCTCATTGGGCGTTCTCGAGGGCGTAAGGACGCAGGAACTGGTTGACGTGCTGAACCTGATTGAGAGCTCGCTCCAGTGATGGTTCGGCGCTGTCCAAGTCGACGATGGTGGGCCAGGCACCGAAGTGAGCCAGCGATTGCTGGTACAGGTCCCAGACGTCGTCTTGGATCGTCTCCTTGCGGTTGTCGATGTGGAGCACACCAGCTCCAGCGGCTTCCGTGGAGCTGCCCGTCAGGTGAAACCCCCGCACGCTGTTGACGTTGAGCTGTGACAGCGTTGTCCAGGGATCCTCCTGGAAATTCCTGGCATTGATCAAGATGCTGTTGATGTTCAGGCGCACAGAACAGCCAGAGCGTTCCGTGATGGCATTGATGAACTCGATCTCCGACATGTCGGAATCCTTGAAACGCATGTAGCTGCTGATGTTCTCCACCAGAATTGGGGAGCCGATCACGTCCTGCGCCTCCTCGATCCTGTCCGCCAGGTAATCCACGGTTTCTTCGTTCTGAATCAGGGGAAGCAGAATGTGGAAATGATGCTGGGACAGGGAACTCCAGGAGAGGTGATCGGAGAAGACGGCCTCCGGATGCTCCCGGAGCAGTTGACGCACGAGCAGCAGATACTGCTTGTCGAGGGGTCCGGAGGACCCCAGCGACAGTCCGTAGCCATGCAGGACAACGCTGTATTCCCGGCGCAGCTCATCGAGCTGGTCCCGGTAGGTGCCACCGGCCTCCTGCATCAGATGTTCCGGATTGATCTGGATGCAGTCCAGATCCGGGCGCTGCTGGAACAAGGTCACAGCGTTCTCGTGGCAGAGGTTCAGGCCGGCTGAGGCACGTTTCAGCCTCGTCGACAGAGGTTTGAGTCCTGCCGTCGCGCTCATGGCAGAGCATCTCGATCACTGTTGTCAACGTAGTGACTCAACAGCGAATTGATATGTGATTTGATCCATGGCGCTCTGCCGGCGCCGGTTATTCAACGATCTCCAGGCGCACGGGAACCTCGCCGGCCTGCATCATCCGAAGTTCGCTGGCGGCGCCATGGGCGAGATCGATGATCCGGTGGCGACGATGCGGCCCGCGATCGTTGATCCGAACGACAACCGAACGACCGTTGCTGAGATTGGTCACGCGCACAAGGGTTCCGAACGGCAGGGTGCGGTGGGCTGCGGTGAACGTGCCGCGTCGCAATGTTTCGCCACTGGCTGTGCGACGTCCATAGAAGCCAGGGCCGTACCAGCTCGCCTGGCCGTTCACAACCTGCATCAACCTGGACTGGGCGGCCAGCGGTGCCGTCGACAGCGACATCAGCAGCAAAACACGAAGCAGCACCGCAGTCATCGGTCTGAGCGCATTCAAGCGATCCGATCTGGATTGCGCTCCCCATCCACAAGACGCACTGTCTGAGGGATCTGATCGCCCCAGCACTGCTGCTGCTCGAGCAGCCAGCGCCAACGCGGGCCATCCAACCGTTCCCCCGGAACCAGCAAGGGAATCCCTGGCGGGTAGGGACAGATCGGTTCGGCGGCGATGCCCCCTTCCGCTTCAGTCAATGGCACGCAGCGCGCTGCAGCTCGCCAGGCCTGGCCCAGGGGCATCGAGAGTGTCGAGACCAGGGGCAGAGGTGGGCGGCTGAAGGCTGCTTGCGGCTGGCGATCGGGGTGGGCCTTGAGCAGTTGTCTCCAATGGCGGGTGATCAGGGATGTCAGGCCCCGGCGTTTCGCCAGACCCAGGCAGAAGGTGAGTGTCGCCGGTTCCGGAAGTTCCGCCACCAGGCCCCGCGGCAGCAGCCAGGCATCGGCTTCAGGTCCACTGATGCCAACGGCCCCCGTGTGCAGAACCAGCCTCAGTGGGTCTTGATTGGGCAGCAACGGCAACCCATTGCCGCTGAGCCGTTCACGCAGTTGGCGTGCCTCCTGCAAACGTCGCATGAATTGTTGACGTCCTCCCTGATCACACCAGGCCATCACAGCCGTTTCACAAGAGGCCAGCAGCAGGGCGCTGGGACTGGTGGTTTGCAACCAGCCGAGACTGCGCGCAACAGCCTCGGGGTCAACGCGTTGTCCCTGCAGCCAGAGCACCGCGGTCTGAGCCAGCCCGGACGATGACTTCTGCAGGGAATGCACCACCAGATCCGCTCCCCCGTGAAGGGCGGACGGCGGCAGCTCAGCATCGTGCCCCAGCGCCAGGTGGCTGCCGTGGGCTTCATCCACGAGCACGGGCCAACCCTGTTGCTGCAACAACTGGATCACGGCGGTTGGATCGTTGGCGTAGCCCTGATACGTGGGGTGCACCAGCACAGCGGCGGCAACCGGTGGGGCATCTCCCGGCAGTTCGGCCAGCACGCGCTGCATCCAGGCGTGATCGGCGGGGGCCGGTTGACCGCGATCACTCTGGAAGGGCAGATCGAACAGCAGAGGGGTGAGATCGCCCAGCAGACAGGCCTGCAGAAGACTGCGGTGGCTGTTGCGCGGCAGCAACACGGCTTGGCCGGGTGCGGCAAGGGCCAACAGCGCGGCCTGGAGCATGCCGGTGGCGCCGTTGACGCCATACCAGGCGCGCTGGACCCCGATGGCCGCGGCGGCTTGTCTCTGACTGTCGGCGACGGCTCCCTCGCTGATCAGTGGGCCGCCGATGCTGGGCAGTTCCGGCAGATCCCACAGGCCAGGCCGCTGGCGCAGCAGACGCTTGACGCTCGCCGGCAGGGCCAGACCACGGCCATGGGACGGCAGACAAAGGGCCGTACCCAGTCGACGCTGCAGCAGGGACGGCAGCGTCATCCCTTCAGTGGATCTCAAGCAACGCTAAAGGACAGACGTTGTTGAGTCCTGGGCGTGTTGTTCACGGTTCTTCAGTTGACAACCCACTCAGCCATCACTGTTGCCATTGCTGAAGGCATGGCTTTGCGAGGATTGAATGTAAGAAATTCAATGGAGATTGGCAGTGATTTTATATATGACTTGTCTGTATTTAGATGACGTTTTGACTGAAATTGTCGGTTCGCTGGGGTTGATCGCTCTGGTTGATCGGTCTAATCGATCACTCTGATTGTGCTGTCAGCAATTGTCGATTGGTTGCATTGGTATCGTTTGATCAACGCCGCCCGATTATTGGATGGGTACGATGCGATCTGTTGAACGAGGCGTCAACGAACAGTCTCACCGGTGGTGAGCTGTATCCTTGTTTGAGTGCTCTTCTCAGGTCAATAACCTGGTTTGCGTGGTGTTTCGACAGGTTGCTTCACGTGGCCTTGCAGTGGGTCCGATCATCGCAGGATCGAATCATGTTGATTGCAGGTCAATCATCGTTCCTGATCAAGCAGTCGCTTCGGCCGTGCTGCTCTTCTCGACCTGCGTCTTGGCTGACTTTTGTGGATGTCGAAAAAAGCCGGTTTTTTTCCGACAAGAAAGCTTTTTTCGTACCAAGATCATGTCGTCAGGTCGCTAACAGACCTGAAAGCCGGGTAGAGCGATGCCCGGCGGGTGAAGACCTGGCCGCATCCTCAGGGTGTGGTCAAGTTCGTTCCTAGCAAGAAATTCGGTGGTGTTTCGCTTCGTTGCTCTCGACTCGTCAGTCTCCAGATGTGGTCGAATCGCTCCGGCGGTGCACCGCCGTCGGCCACACAACATTCACTATCACGACCTCTCGAACAACCACTGAAAGGTTGTGATGCTTCATGACCCTTCGACGTTGCTATTCAGTGGATCACTAGACCCCAACGGTTCTTAAATAATAAAACGAGGTAAACTAATTCAGACGAGTGATTTTGGACAAATATCCGCCAGCTTCGATGTGCTCGTCCCATGTTCCGATTTCAACGGGCTTCCCTTTTTGTAAAACAATGATCTGGTCTGCATGGCGTATCGTCGACAATCGGTGGGCAATCGCGATTCGCGTGATCTTCATCTGATCAATCATATCTGAAATGATTTTCTGGGATGCATTGTCAAGAGCACTTGTCGCTTCATCAAGGATCAAGACAGAAGGGTTATTCATCAGCGCTCTCGCGATGGATACTCTTTGCATCTGACCACCTGAAAGGCTCGTTCCAGAGTCCGTTAAAAGAGTCTCCAAGCCCATTGGTAATTGACGTATCTCATCATCGACAGCAGCTTTTCTGAGTGCCTCCCAGACATCATCTTCTGATCGATGCAAGCCTCCACAAACGATGTCGTAAATAGAACCAGGATTGAACGATGCAGATTGCATCACAACACCAAATTGCTTTCTGTAGGATCGTATGGAAAGATTTTCAAGGGATTCACCATCAACAAAGATTTCTCCTGACGTTGGTTTTAAAAATCCTAATATGAATTTTATCAGTGTAGATTTTCCACAACCGCTAGGTCCCGTAATGGCTGTGTATTTTCCAGCGGGTATTGAAAGACTCAATTGATCAAACAGCAGCGATTGACTCTCAGGAAATGCATAGGACAATTTTGACACTTCAAAG from the Synechococcus sp. KORDI-100 genome contains:
- a CDS encoding DNA-binding domain-containing protein, yielding MRSPQIVRLQQQFLASLHSEPRQWLLDQIIPAPAFKDSREVLRIYLDRAMARTVDPLNQVFRSVRWMMGAEHFEQLIERFYADSLGEPLNAEALSMEFVSYLGSLEEEDWVRMSDRVKLNSVCGFTASMALVAAALLDWRCHWVSLIAHRSYESTELLQKKLHHRSSIWQRPTLNPTSKLCISGVDLVSLSQRVKDGTNPKEVPFCADGPSTFLIYADQDHKPRVRLLNADEALLVNHCDGTHTIASLCHEAEYFGRSHKQTRELISALINDGVIRALKDGLS
- a CDS encoding DUF692 domain-containing protein encodes the protein MSATAGLKPLSTRLKRASAGLNLCHENAVTLFQQRPDLDCIQINPEHLMQEAGGTYRDQLDELRREYSVVLHGYGLSLGSSGPLDKQYLLLVRQLLREHPEAVFSDHLSWSSLSQHHFHILLPLIQNEETVDYLADRIEEAQDVIGSPILVENISSYMRFKDSDMSEIEFINAITERSGCSVRLNINSILINARNFQEDPWTTLSQLNVNSVRGFHLTGSSTEAAGAGVLHIDNRKETIQDDVWDLYQQSLAHFGAWPTIVDLDSAEPSLERALNQVQHVNQFLRPYALENAQ
- a CDS encoding septal ring lytic transglycosylase RlpA family protein produces the protein MALAARAAAVLGRSDPSDSASCGWGAQSRSDRLNALRPMTAVLLRVLLLMSLSTAPLAAQSRLMQVVNGQASWYGPGFYGRRTASGETLRRGTFTAAHRTLPFGTLVRVTNLSNGRSVVVRINDRGPHRRHRIIDLAHGAASELRMMQAGEVPVRLEIVE
- a CDS encoding lysine decarboxylase, with the translated sequence MTLPSLLQRRLGTALCLPSHGRGLALPASVKRLLRQRPGLWDLPELPSIGGPLISEGAVADSQRQAAAAIGVQRAWYGVNGATGMLQAALLALAAPGQAVLLPRNSHRSLLQACLLGDLTPLLFDLPFQSDRGQPAPADHAWMQRVLAELPGDAPPVAAAVLVHPTYQGYANDPTAVIQLLQQQGWPVLVDEAHGSHLALGHDAELPPSALHGGADLVVHSLQKSSSGLAQTAVLWLQGQRVDPEAVARSLGWLQTTSPSALLLASCETAVMAWCDQGGRQQFMRRLQEARQLRERLSGNGLPLLPNQDPLRLVLHTGAVGISGPEADAWLLPRGLVAELPEPATLTFCLGLAKRRGLTSLITRHWRQLLKAHPDRQPQAAFSRPPLPLVSTLSMPLGQAWRAAARCVPLTEAEGGIAAEPICPYPPGIPLLVPGERLDGPRWRWLLEQQQCWGDQIPQTVRLVDGERNPDRIA